From Oenococcus sicerae, the proteins below share one genomic window:
- a CDS encoding YbaK/EbsC family protein, whose translation MQKATEQEALTLLDQSGIKYQRIEHPAIWSMDDPNAPKNLPKVKNLLLKKKNGSKFYLYLTNNTRVDFKELAESLKISRSQLVFSSETELENLLGLVSGMVTPLSLMHDVEKKVQVLINHDLKNLPLLAVHPNTNRATILLTWTDLLKLLRQMGYEAKIV comes from the coding sequence ATGCAAAAAGCAACCGAACAAGAAGCATTAACCTTATTAGATCAATCCGGCATTAAGTACCAGCGAATTGAGCATCCGGCAATTTGGTCAATGGACGATCCAAATGCCCCCAAAAATCTGCCCAAGGTAAAAAATTTGCTACTGAAGAAAAAGAACGGCAGCAAGTTTTATTTGTATTTAACTAATAACACGAGAGTAGATTTTAAAGAATTGGCAGAAAGTTTAAAAATTTCAAGAAGCCAATTGGTTTTTTCGAGCGAGACAGAACTAGAAAACCTGCTAGGCCTAGTATCCGGTATGGTAACACCCTTATCTTTAATGCACGACGTTGAGAAAAAAGTACAAGTATTGATCAATCACGATTTAAAAAACCTGCCCCTTCTTGCTGTACATCCCAACACCAACCGAGCGACGATTCTATTAACATGGACTGATCTATTGAAACTACTAAGACAAATGGGCTATGAAGCAAAAATCGTCTAA
- a CDS encoding GtrA family protein: MLDRAKNYYRRKRNMTNYVIFGVSAFIISFLVFALLEQLTSLDWATANIIAWIAATIFGYYTNRSYVFHSHHEKFIAEAIEMARFFLGRGFTLIAEQLILWIGIRLLGIYALVVKLLAQIIVTILNYIISKFLVFKQKETKNGK, translated from the coding sequence ATGCTTGATAGGGCCAAAAACTATTACCGGCGAAAAAGAAACATGACCAATTATGTTATTTTCGGCGTTTCAGCTTTTATTATTAGTTTTTTAGTGTTTGCTCTTTTGGAGCAATTAACATCACTAGACTGGGCCACAGCTAATATCATCGCTTGGATCGCAGCAACGATCTTCGGCTATTACACAAACAGATCATACGTATTTCATAGTCATCATGAAAAATTTATTGCTGAAGCAATTGAAATGGCACGATTTTTTCTTGGACGCGGTTTCACGCTCATCGCTGAACAGCTAATTCTGTGGATCGGCATCCGTTTGCTTGGCATATATGCATTAGTAGTTAAATTGCTTGCCCAGATCATCGTCACCATTTTGAATTATATCATCAGCAAATTTCTTGTTTTTAAACAAAAAGAAACAAAAAATGGGAAATGA
- a CDS encoding GH25 family lysozyme, with product MQKKKRKQQKNFLDYLFFILVALGFVWTIALWSTAKSPAQSGSAGSKPNNSRSISEKNNQTSKKKSSQNSSSKTSSSSSSSDAQLASAKQKNFALGTTLSSDQPYTDYPYLKSQGISFAYFRATTGSSSLDNLFSSSIKSAKDAGLSVGAMLVFDSSTTAYGSYLYFVQKVGKETGNLPIAIYVSDDSITDSGSITNLQGLIQDLKDYYPNNSVIVRCDKAIYDKVQSQLTSLNIKYWLIENNLDNIGSAVQFVQYNANGKIGSGIRSFRLPISAFDGSKTDLKKFSEGIEK from the coding sequence GTGCAAAAAAAGAAGCGCAAACAACAGAAAAACTTTCTTGACTATCTTTTTTTCATCTTAGTAGCACTTGGATTTGTCTGGACAATTGCATTATGGTCAACAGCCAAAAGTCCTGCACAAAGCGGCTCAGCTGGGTCGAAGCCGAATAATAGCCGAAGCATTTCAGAAAAAAATAATCAAACGAGTAAGAAAAAAAGTTCGCAAAATTCGAGCAGTAAAACAAGCAGTTCTTCAAGCAGTTCCGATGCGCAACTTGCTAGTGCAAAACAGAAAAATTTTGCTTTGGGAACGACCCTGAGCTCGGACCAGCCATATACGGATTATCCTTATTTAAAATCTCAAGGTATTAGTTTTGCTTATTTTCGGGCGACTACTGGCAGCAGTAGCCTTGATAATCTATTTTCCTCTTCTATCAAGTCAGCCAAAGATGCTGGCCTATCGGTAGGTGCTATGTTGGTTTTTGATTCGTCAACAACTGCTTATGGTTCTTATTTGTATTTTGTTCAAAAAGTTGGCAAAGAAACTGGCAATTTGCCAATTGCCATCTATGTTAGTGATGATTCGATCACGGACAGTGGTTCGATTACGAACCTTCAAGGATTAATTCAAGATTTGAAGGATTATTATCCCAATAACTCAGTTATCGTACGCTGTGATAAAGCAATTTATGACAAGGTCCAAAGCCAGTTGACCAGTCTGAATATTAAGTACTGGCTGATTGAAAATAATTTAGATAACATTGGTTCTGCCGTTCAGTTTGTCCAGTATAATGCTAATGGGAAGATAGGTTCTGGAATTCGTTCATTTCGTTTGCCGATATCGGCCTTCGATGGTAGTAAAACAGACCTAAAAAAATTCTCTGAAGGAATTGAAAAATGA
- a CDS encoding Gfo/Idh/MocA family protein, translating into MIKLGLVGTHWITAQFAEAAIASGNYEIVAIYSRQKKNALAFAEQIHQTQAVLYDDFDVFLDSGIQTVYLASPNSFHFQHAKAAIEHGVDAIVEKPVVSNPSEFKIILDCLANHPEVRLFEAARNYHDANFQAIKEAITNLAGLQAANLFYTHYSSRFDEYLANPDNPPNVFTTKFSGGALYDLGIYPLYDVVGWFGYPKEADYQAQLLKSGVDGFGWIHLKYDNFSIGIFISKTFNSESQSEIFALKETIRIDSPSELNQVTAFDGQNSRIIVQGNGQNPLLDEVKDFASVLNDRYAKANSDKYEDWLATASQVTQLLFDLRKSAGIRFSADND; encoded by the coding sequence ATGATAAAACTTGGTTTGGTGGGCACCCATTGGATCACTGCGCAGTTCGCCGAAGCTGCGATCGCATCGGGTAATTATGAAATTGTTGCGATCTATTCCCGGCAAAAAAAGAATGCGCTCGCTTTTGCTGAACAAATTCATCAGACGCAGGCCGTTTTATATGATGATTTTGATGTTTTTTTAGACTCGGGTATTCAGACTGTTTATTTAGCCTCGCCGAACTCTTTTCACTTTCAACATGCTAAAGCTGCGATCGAACATGGTGTTGATGCAATTGTTGAAAAACCAGTTGTTTCTAATCCGAGCGAATTCAAAATCATTCTTGATTGTTTAGCGAATCACCCGGAGGTTCGATTATTTGAGGCAGCTAGAAATTATCATGATGCCAATTTTCAAGCAATCAAAGAGGCCATCACGAATTTGGCGGGACTTCAGGCTGCTAATTTATTTTATACGCATTATTCCAGTCGTTTTGATGAATACTTAGCCAATCCGGATAATCCGCCAAATGTCTTTACGACGAAATTTTCTGGCGGCGCACTTTATGATCTAGGCATTTATCCCTTGTATGATGTCGTTGGTTGGTTTGGTTATCCTAAAGAGGCTGACTATCAAGCTCAATTGCTAAAAAGTGGTGTTGATGGTTTTGGCTGGATTCATTTGAAGTACGATAATTTTTCAATCGGTATCTTTATTTCAAAGACCTTTAATTCCGAATCGCAAAGTGAAATTTTTGCTTTAAAAGAGACAATTAGAATTGATAGTCCGTCCGAATTAAATCAGGTAACTGCATTCGATGGCCAAAACAGCAGGATTATTGTTCAGGGAAACGGTCAAAACCCACTTTTGGATGAAGTAAAGGATTTTGCCAGTGTGTTAAATGATCGTTATGCCAAGGCTAATTCAGATAAATATGAAGATTGGCTGGCAACAGCTTCTCAAGTGACTCAACTGTTGTTTGATTTACGCAAATCGGCTGGTATTAGATTTTCAGCTGACAACGATTGA